From the Theobroma cacao cultivar B97-61/B2 chromosome 2, Criollo_cocoa_genome_V2, whole genome shotgun sequence genome, one window contains:
- the LOC18609757 gene encoding nicotinate-nucleotide pyrophosphorylase [carboxylating], chloroplastic isoform X2: MFSISSIVLPRWCTTSRHIVRMAAVHTTIAGLSFEAVAIKPPSHPTYDLEGIIKLALAEDAGGRGDVTSMATIPFDMEVEAHFLAKDDGIIAGIVLAEMVFQEVDPSLKVKWSRKDGDYVQKGLQFGKVYGRAHSIVVAERIALNFMQRMSGIATLTKAMADAAHPAYILETRKTAPGLRLVDKWAVLIGGGRNHRLGLFDMVLIKDNHISIAGGISNALRSVDRYLEQENLQMEVEVETRTHEEVKEVLQYASQTKTSLTRIMLDNMVVPLPNGDVDVSMLKEAVELINGKFETEASGNVTFETVHKIGQTGVTYISRICHCFLWHHTGAMSLQAGTEVENYMPHNDLCGFQCSNQGFLVVFSKNGALTHSVKALDISLKIDTELALEVGRRTKRA; this comes from the exons ATGTTTTCTATTTCCTCAATAGTTTTGCCTCGTTGGTGCACAACTTCAAG GCATATTGTTAGAATGGCTGCTGTTCACACTACAATTGCTGGATTATCATTCGAAGCTGTGGCAATAAAGCCTCCTTCACACCCTACATATGATTTAGAGGGCATCATTAAGCTTGCCCTTGCTGAAGATGCTGGTGGTCGAG GGGATGTGACTAGTATGGCCACTATTCCATTTGACATGGAAGTTGAAGCCCATTTTCTGGCTAAGGATGATGGTATCATTGCTGGAATTGTGCTTGCAGAGATGGTTTTTCAAGAGGTTGATCCTTCTTTGAAG GTGAAGTGGTCTCGAAAGGATGGAGATTATGTCCAGAAGGGGCTGCAGTTTGGAAAAGTTTATG GAAGGGCACATAGCATTGTCGTAGCTGAAAGAATAGCTCTGAACTTTATGCAGCGGATGAGTGGTATAGCGACACTAACTAAG GCAATGGCTGATGCTGCACACCCTGCATACATCTTAGAGACAAGAAAAACTGCTCCAGGCTTACGTTTGGTGGACAAGTGGGCG GTTCTAATTGGTGGAGGAAGGAATCATAGACTGGGTTTATTTGATATGGTGTTGATAAAGGATAATCATATATCAATAGCTGGAGGAATCAGTAATGCCCTTAGATCTGTTGACCGGTATTTAGAGCAAGAAAATCTTCAAATGGAGGTTGAG GTTGAGACCCGGACTCATGAGGAAGTAAAGGAGGTATTGCAGTATGCATCTCAAACGAAGACTTCCTTGACCCGGATAATGTTGGATAATATGGTTGTTCCTCTTCCAAATGGTGATGTTGATGTGTCTATGCTTAAAGAAGCTGTGGAGCTAATAAATGGGAAATTTGAGACGGAG GCATCTGGAAATGTTACTTTTGAAACTGTACATAAAATTGGACAAACTGGAGTTACCTACATATCCAG GATATGCCACTGCTTTCTTTGGCACCATACGGGAGCCATGTCTCTTCAGGCAGGTACAGAGGTTGAGAATTACATGCCACACAATGATCTCTGTGGTTTTCAGTGCTCAAATCAAGGTTTTCTAGTTGTCTTTAGTAAAAA TGGTGCACTCACGCATTCTGTGAAAGCACTTGATATATCCCTCAAAATTGATACTGAGTTGGCTCTGGAAGTTGGAAGGCGAACAAAACGGGCATGA
- the LOC18609757 gene encoding nicotinate-nucleotide pyrophosphorylase [carboxylating], chloroplastic isoform X4, with protein sequence MFSISSIVLPRWCTTSSCRHIVRMAAVHTTIAGLSFEAVAIKPPSHPTYDLEGIIKLALAEDAGGRGDVTSMATIPFDMEVEAHFLAKDDGIIAGIVLAEMVFQEVDPSLKVKWSRKDGDYVQKGLQFGKVYGRAHSIVVAERIALNFMQRMSGIATLTKAMADAAHPAYILETRKTAPGLRLVDKWAVLIGGGRNHRLGLFDMVLIKDNHISIAGGISNALRSVDRYLEQENLQMEVEVETRTHEEVKEVLQYASQTKTSLTRIMLDNMVVPLPNGDVDVSMLKEAVELINGKFETEASGNVTFETVHKIGQTGVTYISSGALTHSVKALDISLKIDTELALEVGRRTKRA encoded by the exons ATGTTTTCTATTTCCTCAATAGTTTTGCCTCGTTGGTGCACAACTTCAAG CTGTAGGCATATTGTTAGAATGGCTGCTGTTCACACTACAATTGCTGGATTATCATTCGAAGCTGTGGCAATAAAGCCTCCTTCACACCCTACATATGATTTAGAGGGCATCATTAAGCTTGCCCTTGCTGAAGATGCTGGTGGTCGAG GGGATGTGACTAGTATGGCCACTATTCCATTTGACATGGAAGTTGAAGCCCATTTTCTGGCTAAGGATGATGGTATCATTGCTGGAATTGTGCTTGCAGAGATGGTTTTTCAAGAGGTTGATCCTTCTTTGAAG GTGAAGTGGTCTCGAAAGGATGGAGATTATGTCCAGAAGGGGCTGCAGTTTGGAAAAGTTTATG GAAGGGCACATAGCATTGTCGTAGCTGAAAGAATAGCTCTGAACTTTATGCAGCGGATGAGTGGTATAGCGACACTAACTAAG GCAATGGCTGATGCTGCACACCCTGCATACATCTTAGAGACAAGAAAAACTGCTCCAGGCTTACGTTTGGTGGACAAGTGGGCG GTTCTAATTGGTGGAGGAAGGAATCATAGACTGGGTTTATTTGATATGGTGTTGATAAAGGATAATCATATATCAATAGCTGGAGGAATCAGTAATGCCCTTAGATCTGTTGACCGGTATTTAGAGCAAGAAAATCTTCAAATGGAGGTTGAG GTTGAGACCCGGACTCATGAGGAAGTAAAGGAGGTATTGCAGTATGCATCTCAAACGAAGACTTCCTTGACCCGGATAATGTTGGATAATATGGTTGTTCCTCTTCCAAATGGTGATGTTGATGTGTCTATGCTTAAAGAAGCTGTGGAGCTAATAAATGGGAAATTTGAGACGGAG GCATCTGGAAATGTTACTTTTGAAACTGTACATAAAATTGGACAAACTGGAGTTACCTACATATCCAG TGGTGCACTCACGCATTCTGTGAAAGCACTTGATATATCCCTCAAAATTGATACTGAGTTGGCTCTGGAAGTTGGAAGGCGAACAAAACGGGCATGA
- the LOC18609757 gene encoding nicotinate-nucleotide pyrophosphorylase [carboxylating], chloroplastic isoform X1: MFSISSIVLPRWCTTSSCRHIVRMAAVHTTIAGLSFEAVAIKPPSHPTYDLEGIIKLALAEDAGGRGDVTSMATIPFDMEVEAHFLAKDDGIIAGIVLAEMVFQEVDPSLKVKWSRKDGDYVQKGLQFGKVYGRAHSIVVAERIALNFMQRMSGIATLTKAMADAAHPAYILETRKTAPGLRLVDKWAVLIGGGRNHRLGLFDMVLIKDNHISIAGGISNALRSVDRYLEQENLQMEVEVETRTHEEVKEVLQYASQTKTSLTRIMLDNMVVPLPNGDVDVSMLKEAVELINGKFETEASGNVTFETVHKIGQTGVTYISRICHCFLWHHTGAMSLQAGTEVENYMPHNDLCGFQCSNQGFLVVFSKNGALTHSVKALDISLKIDTELALEVGRRTKRA, encoded by the exons ATGTTTTCTATTTCCTCAATAGTTTTGCCTCGTTGGTGCACAACTTCAAG CTGTAGGCATATTGTTAGAATGGCTGCTGTTCACACTACAATTGCTGGATTATCATTCGAAGCTGTGGCAATAAAGCCTCCTTCACACCCTACATATGATTTAGAGGGCATCATTAAGCTTGCCCTTGCTGAAGATGCTGGTGGTCGAG GGGATGTGACTAGTATGGCCACTATTCCATTTGACATGGAAGTTGAAGCCCATTTTCTGGCTAAGGATGATGGTATCATTGCTGGAATTGTGCTTGCAGAGATGGTTTTTCAAGAGGTTGATCCTTCTTTGAAG GTGAAGTGGTCTCGAAAGGATGGAGATTATGTCCAGAAGGGGCTGCAGTTTGGAAAAGTTTATG GAAGGGCACATAGCATTGTCGTAGCTGAAAGAATAGCTCTGAACTTTATGCAGCGGATGAGTGGTATAGCGACACTAACTAAG GCAATGGCTGATGCTGCACACCCTGCATACATCTTAGAGACAAGAAAAACTGCTCCAGGCTTACGTTTGGTGGACAAGTGGGCG GTTCTAATTGGTGGAGGAAGGAATCATAGACTGGGTTTATTTGATATGGTGTTGATAAAGGATAATCATATATCAATAGCTGGAGGAATCAGTAATGCCCTTAGATCTGTTGACCGGTATTTAGAGCAAGAAAATCTTCAAATGGAGGTTGAG GTTGAGACCCGGACTCATGAGGAAGTAAAGGAGGTATTGCAGTATGCATCTCAAACGAAGACTTCCTTGACCCGGATAATGTTGGATAATATGGTTGTTCCTCTTCCAAATGGTGATGTTGATGTGTCTATGCTTAAAGAAGCTGTGGAGCTAATAAATGGGAAATTTGAGACGGAG GCATCTGGAAATGTTACTTTTGAAACTGTACATAAAATTGGACAAACTGGAGTTACCTACATATCCAG GATATGCCACTGCTTTCTTTGGCACCATACGGGAGCCATGTCTCTTCAGGCAGGTACAGAGGTTGAGAATTACATGCCACACAATGATCTCTGTGGTTTTCAGTGCTCAAATCAAGGTTTTCTAGTTGTCTTTAGTAAAAA TGGTGCACTCACGCATTCTGTGAAAGCACTTGATATATCCCTCAAAATTGATACTGAGTTGGCTCTGGAAGTTGGAAGGCGAACAAAACGGGCATGA
- the LOC18609757 gene encoding nicotinate-nucleotide pyrophosphorylase [carboxylating], chloroplastic isoform X3 — translation MAAVHTTIAGLSFEAVAIKPPSHPTYDLEGIIKLALAEDAGGRGDVTSMATIPFDMEVEAHFLAKDDGIIAGIVLAEMVFQEVDPSLKVKWSRKDGDYVQKGLQFGKVYGRAHSIVVAERIALNFMQRMSGIATLTKAMADAAHPAYILETRKTAPGLRLVDKWAVLIGGGRNHRLGLFDMVLIKDNHISIAGGISNALRSVDRYLEQENLQMEVEVETRTHEEVKEVLQYASQTKTSLTRIMLDNMVVPLPNGDVDVSMLKEAVELINGKFETEASGNVTFETVHKIGQTGVTYISRICHCFLWHHTGAMSLQAGTEVENYMPHNDLCGFQCSNQGFLVVFSKNGALTHSVKALDISLKIDTELALEVGRRTKRA, via the exons ATGGCTGCTGTTCACACTACAATTGCTGGATTATCATTCGAAGCTGTGGCAATAAAGCCTCCTTCACACCCTACATATGATTTAGAGGGCATCATTAAGCTTGCCCTTGCTGAAGATGCTGGTGGTCGAG GGGATGTGACTAGTATGGCCACTATTCCATTTGACATGGAAGTTGAAGCCCATTTTCTGGCTAAGGATGATGGTATCATTGCTGGAATTGTGCTTGCAGAGATGGTTTTTCAAGAGGTTGATCCTTCTTTGAAG GTGAAGTGGTCTCGAAAGGATGGAGATTATGTCCAGAAGGGGCTGCAGTTTGGAAAAGTTTATG GAAGGGCACATAGCATTGTCGTAGCTGAAAGAATAGCTCTGAACTTTATGCAGCGGATGAGTGGTATAGCGACACTAACTAAG GCAATGGCTGATGCTGCACACCCTGCATACATCTTAGAGACAAGAAAAACTGCTCCAGGCTTACGTTTGGTGGACAAGTGGGCG GTTCTAATTGGTGGAGGAAGGAATCATAGACTGGGTTTATTTGATATGGTGTTGATAAAGGATAATCATATATCAATAGCTGGAGGAATCAGTAATGCCCTTAGATCTGTTGACCGGTATTTAGAGCAAGAAAATCTTCAAATGGAGGTTGAG GTTGAGACCCGGACTCATGAGGAAGTAAAGGAGGTATTGCAGTATGCATCTCAAACGAAGACTTCCTTGACCCGGATAATGTTGGATAATATGGTTGTTCCTCTTCCAAATGGTGATGTTGATGTGTCTATGCTTAAAGAAGCTGTGGAGCTAATAAATGGGAAATTTGAGACGGAG GCATCTGGAAATGTTACTTTTGAAACTGTACATAAAATTGGACAAACTGGAGTTACCTACATATCCAG GATATGCCACTGCTTTCTTTGGCACCATACGGGAGCCATGTCTCTTCAGGCAGGTACAGAGGTTGAGAATTACATGCCACACAATGATCTCTGTGGTTTTCAGTGCTCAAATCAAGGTTTTCTAGTTGTCTTTAGTAAAAA TGGTGCACTCACGCATTCTGTGAAAGCACTTGATATATCCCTCAAAATTGATACTGAGTTGGCTCTGGAAGTTGGAAGGCGAACAAAACGGGCATGA